One Sphaeramia orbicularis chromosome 21, fSphaOr1.1, whole genome shotgun sequence DNA window includes the following coding sequences:
- the gtf2e1 gene encoding general transcription factor IIE subunit 1 — translation MIEPELLTEVPAALKRLAKQVVRGFYGVEHGLALDVLIRNPCVREEDMLELLKFDRKQLRSVLNTLKGDKFVKCRMRVETAPDGKTTRHNYYFINYRVLVNVVKYKLDHMRRRIETDERDSTNRASFRCPCCFSTFTDLEANQLFDPMTGTFRCTFCQTEVEEDESVCPDARTLVARFNEQIEPIYALLRETEDVNLSHDLLEPEPTEIPALKQSRERSAASGGAASGPHREAWSNKGSSYADLYTQNVVISMEEQDELQKQASEGKAPKERPIWLTQSTVQGADSETDILKNRAEAGSGAQDGAAAHGAAQVDENEEVMRTLLIHEKRGVAGPGGSGGGANAAARGLTSATANASDSESDTSESDDDSPSGPPAAAAVQHRVDEEEEDDDDEFEEVGDEPMVMVGGRPFSYGEVSQRPELVEQMSAQEKEAYIEMGRNLFQDMYF, via the exons ATGATAGAACCAGAGTTACTGACCGAGGTCCCTGCAGCCCTCAAGCGGCTTGCCAAGCAGGTTGTGAGGGGTTTCTATGGTGTGGAGCATGGCCTAGCCCTGGATGTACTGATCCGTAACCCATGTGTGCGTGAAGAGGACATGCTGGAGCTGCTCAAGTTTGATCGTAAACAGCTGCGTTCAGTGCTGAACACCCTGAAGGGGGACAAGTTTGTCAAGTGCCGAATGAGAGTGGAGACGGCCCCTGATGGCAAGACGACACGACACAACTATTACTTCATCAACTACAG GGTGCTGGTCAATGTAGTCAAGTACAAATTGGATCACATGCGACGGCGCATTGAAACAGATGAGCGAGACTCCACTAACCGTGCATCCTTCCGCTGCCCCTGTTGCTTCTCCACCTTCACTGACCTGGAGGCCAACCAGCTGTTTGACCCAATGACAG GTACGTTTCGCTGCACCTTCTGCCAAACggaggtggaggaggatgagTCTGTGTGTCCTGATGCCAGGACGCTGGTAGCGCGCTTCAACGAGCAGATCGAACCCATTTATGCGCTGCTACGAGAAACTGAAGACGTCAATTTGTCCCATGACCTGCTGGAGCCTGAACCTACTGAAATCCCAGCCCTCAAACAAAG CCGTGAACGTTCTGCAGCATCTGGAGGTGCTGCGAGCGGCCCACACCGCGAAGCCTGGTCAAACAAAGGTTCGTCCTACGCAGACCTGTACACCCAGAATGTGGTCATCAGCATGGAGGAGCAGGACGAGCTACAGAAACAGGCCAGCGAGGGCAAAGCGCCCAAAGAGAGGCCCATCTGGCTGACCCAGAGCACCGTGCAGGGGGCAGACAGCGAAACGGACATCCTCAAAAACC GTGCAGAGGCTGGATCTGGAGCTCAGGACGGAGCAGCCGCTCATGGAGCTGCTCAGGTGGATGAAAACGAGGAGGTGATGCGAACCCTGCTCATCCATGAGAAGAGGGGCGTGGCGGGTCCGGGCGGAAGCGGGGGCGGAGCCAACGCGGCCGCCAGAGGCCTGACCTCGGCCACGGCCAACGCCAGCGACTCAGAAAGCGACACCAGCGAATCAGATGACGACTCTCCTTCAGGTCCTCCCGCCGCCGCCGCCGTTCAGCACCGCgtggacgaggaggaggaggacgacgatGACGAGTTCGAGGAGGTGGGGGACGAGCCCATGGTGATGGTGGGGGGGCGGCCTTTCTCGTACGGGGAGGTGAGCCAGAGGCCGGAGCTGGTGGAGCAGATGTCAGCACAGGAGAAGGAGGCCTACATCGAAATGGGACGGAACCTGTTCCAGGACATGTACTTCTGA